Within Nitrospirota bacterium, the genomic segment GCAACGGCCGCCAAGACAGCCACGTTATCCTCCGTGTGATCCGAGTATCCGACAGGCCCCAGAAAAATCTCACTCAATCGGCCCATAGCCGCCAAGTTCACCTGATCGGAAGGGGTGGGATAGGACGTCACGCAATGTAATAGCGCGAGTTCCTGGCAACCTGCAACCGCACATGCTTCGATAGCCTCTTGCACGTCCGATTCGCCGTACATTCCGGTTGAAACGATCATGGGCTTGCCTATTGAGGCCAGCTTCGAGAGAAAGGCCGGGTTGTTCCGTTCTCCAGAGCCGACCTTCACCGCAGGCACGTCGAGATCCTGAAGCCAACGGATACGGGTTTCATCGTGCGCCGTTGCAAGGAAAATAAGCCCGCGTCGGCTACACAAATCCTTTAGTTCCCGCGCTTGCACAAATGTCAGATTGCGCGGGCGCAGACGCTCCCGCCAATCCTGTGCACGTCGCGCAATCAACGCCTCTACATCGAAGAACTGTGTCTTGAACGCATCGGCTCCACCATCTGCTGCCAGATTAACCAGTTGGCGGGCAAGTTCCATGTCGCCAAAATGGGAGAGTCCCCCTTCTGCAATGATAAACACAGGAGCACCGTCGCCGACCTCCCGGGCATCAAT encodes:
- a CDS encoding N-acetylneuraminate synthase family protein, with amino-acid sequence MSFCTSFRIDAREVGDGAPVFIIAEGGLSHFGDMELARQLVNLAADGGADAFKTQFFDVEALIARRAQDWRERLRPRNLTFVQARELKDLCSRRGLIFLATAHDETRIRWLQDLDVPAVKVGSGERNNPAFLSKLASIGKPMIVSTGMYGESDVQEAIEACAVAGCQELALLHCVTSYPTPSDQVNLAAMGRLSEIFLGPVGYSDHTEDNVAVLAAVARGAAIIEKHITILRNVPNAQDWKVSAGPENFAQLVSDIRRVKGMIGHGRKEPAPCEREGA